CTCGGCGGTCAGCTGGTACAGCCCCCGGTAGGTCGTCCAGCCGGGCAGCAGCGGCACCATGCCTGCGACCGCGACCACCAGGGGCGGGGTGCGCAGCCGGCGCGACACGACCTTGCCGCCGAAGCCGACCGCAGTGGCCGCGACGGCCGCGCAGGTGATCGCGTTCGTGCCGGTGAGGGCGAGCAGGCCGTACGCGGTGGTGCCGATCCCGCCCGCGGCGGCGGCGACGAGGAGCGCGCGCGGCGGGGCGTAGCTGGCCAGGGCGAAGCACGCCGACGTGGCCGCGCCGGTGGCGAGCTGCATCGGGACGTCGCCGATCAGCGGCGGCAGCGGGTCGGAGATGGTCGTCCGCACGCCGAACTGGACGCCCGCGCGCAGGGTGAGCGCGATGCCCGCGATGAGGCCCGCGGTGAGCAGGGCCACCTCGACCGTGCGGCCGGCGGCGGTCACGTTGTAGCCGGAGATCGCGTCCTGCACCGTGCCGACCAGGGACAGGCCGGACAGCAGCACCACGATGCCGGCGGCCACCAGCAGCGACGGTCGCGTGCCGGGCAGCAGGTCGGTGGCGTACATGGCCAGCGCCGCCGCCGTGGCCAGCGCCCCGCCCACCACCTGCTGGAAGAAGAACGGCAGCTCGCGGCGGTTGAGGAACCGGCCGACCCGGTCGATGACGGCGGTGACGAGGGCCGCGGTGGCGGCGAGCAGCGGTCCGCCGCCGACCAGCAGCGCCACCGAGGCCGCCATGCCCGCCCACGCCAGCGTGGCGACCCAGCGCGGGTACGGGTGATCGGCTCGGGTGACGCGGTCGATCTCGGCGTACGCCTCGGTCGCGGAGACCCGGTCGGTGGTGATCCGGCCGATCAGGTCCTCCACGGCCGTCAGCCGCGTGTAGTCCAGGCCGCGGCCGCGGACCACGCGCATCGACGTGACCGGTGCGGCCTCCGTGCCGCGGTGGCAGGACGCGGTGATCGAGGTGTAGATGACGTCCACCTCGGTGTGCGGCAACCCGTACGCGCCCGCGACCGCCTGGATCGTGGCGGTGACGTCCGCCGCGCTCGCCCCGCCGGCCATCTGCGCCTCGCCGACGCGCAGCGCGAGGTCCAGGACGAGGTGGACGGTCGAGTCGTCCGGGAGGGACGGTCCCTCGACCGGTCGCGCCTGGTGGTGGACGTTGTGCTCGCGACGCCACAGCCGCACGCGCCACGCCTCCTCGGGTCTTCCCGCCTGCGGTGGGCCCTTCCCGGGGAGGTCGCCACGCCCGACCGCGTCAGATTCGAGGCTGTGTCATGCGCCACCCCCGGTCGGGGTACCCAAGGCGGGTGAATTGATCACTGTCCGTCTAATACTGTTGATACTGCTGGCCAGCGGTTTTACCGCCCGGCAAGGCCACCCGGACGGTACCCGCGACCTCCGGACGGACCAACCCGGGCCCACCCTGAGCAGACCGTTCGCCGCAGGTGGCACCCCGTGCGGGCGCTTACGATGTTCCCGGCCTCCGGGCCGTGCCGGTGTAGCTCAATTGGCAGAGCACTCGCCTTGTAAGCGAAAGGTTGCGGGTTCAAGTCCCGCCACCGGCTCCGAGATGATCATGATAAGGCCTTGGCCCGCAGCTCTTCGAGCTGGGCGGCCCAGCGCTCGACGATCGCGTTGCCCTCGTCCACCATCTTCAGCCCCTCCTTCTCCAGTCGCGCCAGTTCCCTGAAGGTGCGGCTCAGGCGGGAGTGCTCCTCGTACCACCCGTGGGCGGTGGGGGCCTCGGTCTTGCCGTTGGCTTCGATGTTGATCATCGCTTCATCCACGGAATCCGAGATGTCGCTGATCAGGGCCAGGTCGTCCGGGTGCCCGGAGGCGGCTCGCAGCACCTTCGTCACCAGGGGGTCCAGGACGATCGTCCGCGACGAGTAGGTCGTTGCCAAGGCGTGGTAGCGGGTCATGACCGGGTGCATCTCACTGCCGAAGCGCAACTTCCGCGCGGTGATCGCGGACCGCGGCGCGCCCCGACGGCGCAGCCGGACCTCCTCCTGGTCGTAGGTCTGGTCGGTCGCCTTCAACTGGGCCGCGACGGTCCTGGCCGCGATCACCGCGTCGAGCCAGTCCGGGATGAGGGCGTCGATCTTGGCGATCAGCTCGGCGAGGCCGTCCGCTTCGTCCTCCGTGGACGAGGACTGCTCGTTGTCGATCTGCACGGCCGCCATGCGTCCCTCGATCTCCACGAGCCTGGCTGCCAGGGAGTGGGCGGCCTCGCGGTGTTCGCTGGAGGCGGGGGCGACGAGGCGGAGCTTCGACCAGTCGACGTACTGGGTGCGGGCGGTGGTCGCGATCAGCTCGTCGGGGTTGTCCTCGGTCAGCCCCGCGTCGATCTTGGCCCGCCAGTTGTCGCCCCACTCGATCGCGTCCCGGTCGACGAAGACCCGCAGCTCCTCGCCGGTCAGCAGGTCGTACTCGGCCGCGACGGCCTGGGCCGGCGCCAGGATGCCGTCGCCGGCCGAGCGGTTGTCGTCGTGCGCGTAGCTCCAGAAGCCGACTGCGGTCATGTGACGGTTATCGCACGCACGCGGCGAAGTGTGATCGCGGCCCGCGTCGGGGCGGCGGGCCGCGATCACCGCACGCCTACTCGCGGTCCGTCAGGACCTGGTAGGCGACGCCGCCGTGGTCCTCGCCCTCCACGAACTGGACCAGGTTGGTCAGGTACTCGCCCGGCGCCTCCGGGGTGAAGGTCAGCTCCGCCGTGTGCCGCTCACCCGGCTTGAGCGGGATGCCGAACAGGCCCGCGCGCTGCGGGTCGAACTGGAACGCGGTCTCGCCGACCTGCTTCACGCCCGCCGACTGGCCGCCACCGGCGCGCCAGCGCTCCAGCAGCTCACGGCCGAGGTCGACCACCACGGTGCCCCGCACCGGCTTCTCGGCGGTCAGCACCAGGTCGGTCTTGGCGTCCCGCCCGGTCGCGTTCCCCAGGGTGAACCAGGACCTCACCGGCTCCAGCACGCGCCCGCGGATCGTCTGGAAGTTCTTCCACGCGATGTTGTTGTTGTTCTTGGTGTTCAGCGCGGTGTTCGGGCCCTCCGCGAACGTCATCGGGTCCGTCGCCGACACCCAGCGCGCGAGCAGGCAGAAGTGACCCGGACCCGGGATGTTCGCCCACGGGATCTTCGCCACCGTCACGCCCGCGGGCACGGTCAGCGCCTGCTGGCCGATGAACACCCAGTCCCCGTTGGTCGCGTTGTTCCACGTCGTGCCGCCGCCGGCGGGCGTGCGGTAGACCTTGAGCACGCCGGACGCCGTGCCCACGCCGTACGGGCCCGGGTTGTTCAGCCGGACGTGGACGTAGTTCGTGGCGCCGACGACGGGCTGGGTGCCCGCCCCGCAGTCCGCGAGACCCGGGCAGACCTTGATGTCCGGGCTGTTCCACACCGTCCCGTTGGGGTTGGTCTCGACGCCGGTGTCGCTCACCTGGTCGCGCATGAACACGTCGGTCTGCCGGCAGTCCGACAGCTGCTTGCGGATCGCGTCCGCCGTGCCCGCGCCGGTCGCCGTGGTCTGCGTGAACACGCCGCCGGTGGTGGTGGCGTAGTTCTGCATGATCGGCGTGATCACCGGGGTGAAGGCCGGTGACGTGGGCACGTACACCGGGCTGATCTTGATGCCCTTGCCGAGGGCGTCGTTCGCCCACTGCGCGGCGTTGGCGACGTCCACGGCGCCGTGCGCGTCGTCGAACCCACCGGGGCGGGCGTCGGTCACCAGCACGACGAACTTCATCGCGTTCGAGCGCCACGTGCCGTTGAAGTCGACGTTCTGCGGGCGACCGGCCGCCGCCCGGTTGTTCACGACCGTGTTCAGGGCCTCGTCGGACGCCTCGGGCTCACCACCGCCCCCGCCCGCGGCGAGGGTGTTGGTGACGTAGTTCGTCACCGCCGCCGCGTTGCCGGGCGCGAGGTTGTTGTGGATGGTGACGTTGTCCTTGAACGTCACCAGGCCGAACTGGTAGTCGCCGCCGGACGCGGTGACCACGTCGTTGACGATCGAGTTGATGCCGGTCTTCAGGTTGGCGATCGCGCCGCCCATGCTGCCGGTGTCGTCGAGGACGAACGCGACGTCGAGGGGACCGCACCTGGAGACGGCCGCGGCGGCGGGGTCCGCGACCGCGGGGGAGGTGAACTGGACGGCGGAGACGGCCAACGCGGCGACCGCCAACAGCGCGCCGCGTCTGCGGGAGGGATGCATGTGATCTCTTTCCGCTCGTTCTGCCGGGCGCAGGGGCCCGGGCGCCGGACACCGGTGTCCGGCCACGTCAAGCGGATGGTCCGGAGGTCCCCCGAGTACGGTCCGACGAGAGCAACTTCAGGCCGTCTCCGGTGAGGCGAACGGAAGCAGCGCGTGCCAAGGTGGGGAGGTGGCCTACCAACCCGCCGAACAGCGCTACGACCGGATGACCTACCGCCGCTGCGGGCGCAGCGGGCTGAAGCTGCCCGCCGTGTCGCTCGGGCTGTGGCACAACTTCGGGGACGACCGCCCCCTGGAGAGCGGCCGGGCGATCGTGCGCCGGGCGTTCGACCTCGGCATCACGCACTTCGACCTGGCCAACAACTACGGGCCGCCCTACGGCAGCGCGGAGGTCAACTTCGGCCGGGTGCTCGCCGAGGACCTGCGACCCCACCGCGACGAGCTGGTGATCTCCACCAAGGCGGGCTACGACATGTGGCCGGGCCCGTACGGGAACTGGGGCTCGCGCAAGTACCTGCTGTCCTCGCTCGACCAGTCGCTGGGGCGGCTCGGCCTCGACTACGTGGACATCTTCTACTCGCACCGGTTCGACCCGGACACGCCGCTGGAGGAGACGGTCGGCGCGCTGGTCAGCGCCGTGCAGCAGGGCAAGGCGCTGTACGTCGGCATCTCGTCGTACTCGGCGACGAAGACCCGCGAGGCGGCCGAGCTGCTGCGCGCGGCGGGCGTGCCGCTGCTGATCCACCAGCCGTCGTACTCGATGCTGAACCGGTGGATCGAGCGCGAGCTGCTCGACGCGCTCGGCGAGCTGGGCGTGGGCTGCATCGCGTTCTCGCCGCTGGCCCAGGGCATGCTGACCGACAAGTACCTGCACGGCGTGCCGGAGGGGTCGCGCGCCACCCAGGGCAAGTCGCTGTCCGGGGACCTGCTGAGCGAGGCGAACCTGGCGCACGTGCGGGCGCTGAACGAGGTGGCCGCCGCCCGCGGCCAGTCCCTGGCCCAACTGGCCCTGTCCTGGGCGCTGCGCGACGCGCGGGTGACGTCCGTCCTGATCGGCGCGAGCGGCGTGGGCCAGCTGGAGGACAACCTGGCAGCCCTCGACGGCCCGCCGCTGACCGACGACGAGCTGGCCCGCATCGAGGAGCACGCCGTCGACGCGGGCATCGACATCTGGGCGGAGTCCTCGAACGCCGGCTGACCCCGCGAGGGTCCAACCCCCGGATCGCGAGAGTCCAACGCCCAGGAGTCCTGAGTTCTACGTTCGGGCCTCCCGCCGTCGGTCCCGGACGTGGAACTCACCGGTCCCGGACGTGGAACTCACCGGACCTGGACGTGGAACTCACCGGTCCTGGGGGTTGGACTCCCGCGACCTGGGGGTTGGACCCTCGGGGTGGTGGGGGAGGTGGACGGTGAAGGTGGTCGAGCCGGGGTCGCTGGACAGGGAGACGGTGCCGCCGTGCGCCACCACCAGCGAGCGGACCACGGCCAGGCCCAGGCCGCTGCCCCCCCGGTCGCGGGTGCGGGAGTCGTCGACCCGGTAGAAGCGGTCGAAGATGCGGGCCTGGTCGCCCCGCGGGATGCCGGGGCCCGAGTCGGCCACCCGGACCACCACGGCGCGCGGGGTGGTCGAGACCGACAGCGCCACGGCGGTGCCCGGCGGCGTGTGCACGGCGGCGTTCGTGAGCAGGTTGTCCACGACCTGGCGCAGGCGCATCGGGTCGAACGCGAGCGGCACGGGGCCGGGCGGCAGGGACAGGCTCAGCGGGTGCGCCGGGCGGGCCGCGCGGAACGCGTCCGCCGCCTCGCGCGCCAGCGCCGCCACGTCGCCGTCGGTCACCCGCAGCGACGTCTCCACCTCGGCCGAGTCGAGCCGCGCGAGCAGCAGCAGGTCGTCCAGCAGCACGCTCATCCGCGCCGCCTCCGACCGCAGCTTCTCCAGGTGCGCCTCGCGCTCGCCGGGCTCGTTGGCCGCCGCGTACCGGAACAGGTCGGCGTACCCGCGGATCGAGGTCAACGGGGTGCGCAGCTCGTGCGAGGCGTCCGCGATGAACCGCCGCAACCGCTGCTCCGCGACCGTCCGGGCGGCCAGGGACGCGTCGATGTGCTCCAGCATCGTGTTGAACGCCGACCGCAGCTCCTCCACCTCCGCGCCGCCGTCACCGCCCTCCGCGCGCACCGCCAGCCGCGCCGAGTCGGTCAGGTCGTGCGAGGTGATGTCGTGCGCCGTGCGCGCCATGTCGCTCAACGGCTGCAACCCGCGCCGCAGCACGGCCCGCCCGATCACCACGAACGCGATCAGCGCCAGCAGGAACGCCGCCACCTCCACCAGCACGAGCTGCCGCACGGTGGTCGTCATGTCGTTCATCGGGGCCGCGCTGACGATGACCACGCCGTCCGCGATCTGGCAGCCGCGCAGCCGGTAGGCGCCCAGGCCCTCCAGGTACTCGGTCCCGTACGAGGGCTCCTCGCCGCCCACGACCCGCAGCGCCACCTCGGCGAACGGGGCGGAGTCGTCCGGCAGGCCCTCGGGGTTCACCGGCCGCGCCTGGCCGTCGCGCACCTCGTACAGGGCCGAGTACCAGCCGTAGCCGGAGCTCTTGAGGCCGTTGTTGCGGTCGTACTCCTTCTTCAGCGACACCTGCGTGGTGGCCATCTGGTCGTCCATGCGGCGGGCCAGGAACTCCTCCATGCTCGTGGCCATCACCGTGCCGACGACCGCGAACACGGCGAGCGCCAGCGCGCCCAGGCCCAGCGCGAGCCGCGTGTCCAGGCGCGTGCGCTTCCACCGCGAGCGGAACGTCACTCCGCGGCTCGCCGCAGCACGTACCCGACGCCGCGGACGGTGTGGATGAGCGGTTCGCCGCTGCCGTCGTCCAGCTTGCGCCGCAGGTGCGAGACGACCAGCTCGACCACGTTGGACCGGCCGCCGAAGTCGTACTCCCACACGTGGTCGAGGATCTGGGCCTTCGTCAGCACGGCGGGCGAGCGGCGCATCAGGTAGCGCAGCAGCTCGTACTCGGTGGGCGTGAGCGTGACGAGCCGGCCGCCGCGGCGCACCTCGCGGGTGTCCTCGTCCAGGGCGAGGTCCGCCACCTTCAGCACGGACCGCTTCCACGTCGGCCCCGTCGACCGCCGCAGCACGGCCCGCAGCCGCGCCATCAGCTCCTCCACCGAGAACGGCTTGACCAGGTAGTCGTCACCGCCGCGGGTGAGGCCCGCGACCCGGTCCGCGGTGCCGTCGCGCGCGGTGAGGAACACCACGGGCACCATGGCGCCCGCCGACCGCAGCCGGTCCAGCACGGTGAAGCCGTCGACGTCGGGCAGCATCAGGTCGAGCACCACGATGTCCGGGTGGAAGTCGGCGGCCGTGCTGAGCGCCGCCTCGCCGCTGCCCGCCGTCGCGGCCTGCCACCCCTCGTACCGCGCGACCGTCGCCACCAGGTCGGCGATGTGGGGTTCGTCGTCCACCACGAGCAGTCGAACCGGATTGC
This region of Saccharothrix longispora genomic DNA includes:
- a CDS encoding response regulator transcription factor; this encodes MDKGNPVRLLVVDDEPHIADLVATVARYEGWQAATAGSGEAALSTAADFHPDIVVLDLMLPDVDGFTVLDRLRSAGAMVPVVFLTARDGTADRVAGLTRGGDDYLVKPFSVEELMARLRAVLRRSTGPTWKRSVLKVADLALDEDTREVRRGGRLVTLTPTEYELLRYLMRRSPAVLTKAQILDHVWEYDFGGRSNVVELVVSHLRRKLDDGSGEPLIHTVRGVGYVLRRAAE
- a CDS encoding threonine/serine exporter family protein: MRLWRREHNVHHQARPVEGPSLPDDSTVHLVLDLALRVGEAQMAGGASAADVTATIQAVAGAYGLPHTEVDVIYTSITASCHRGTEAAPVTSMRVVRGRGLDYTRLTAVEDLIGRITTDRVSATEAYAEIDRVTRADHPYPRWVATLAWAGMAASVALLVGGGPLLAATAALVTAVIDRVGRFLNRRELPFFFQQVVGGALATAAALAMYATDLLPGTRPSLLVAAGIVVLLSGLSLVGTVQDAISGYNVTAAGRTVEVALLTAGLIAGIALTLRAGVQFGVRTTISDPLPPLIGDVPMQLATGAATSACFALASYAPPRALLVAAAAGGIGTTAYGLLALTGTNAITCAAVAATAVGFGGKVVSRRLRTPPLVVAVAGMVPLLPGWTTYRGLYQLTAEGDPAGLSTLVLAAGTALALAAGVVLGEHLGRPVRTGLGRLVARSRR
- a CDS encoding sensor histidine kinase, giving the protein MTFRSRWKRTRLDTRLALGLGALALAVFAVVGTVMATSMEEFLARRMDDQMATTQVSLKKEYDRNNGLKSSGYGWYSALYEVRDGQARPVNPEGLPDDSAPFAEVALRVVGGEEPSYGTEYLEGLGAYRLRGCQIADGVVIVSAAPMNDMTTTVRQLVLVEVAAFLLALIAFVVIGRAVLRRGLQPLSDMARTAHDITSHDLTDSARLAVRAEGGDGGAEVEELRSAFNTMLEHIDASLAARTVAEQRLRRFIADASHELRTPLTSIRGYADLFRYAAANEPGEREAHLEKLRSEAARMSVLLDDLLLLARLDSAEVETSLRVTDGDVAALAREAADAFRAARPAHPLSLSLPPGPVPLAFDPMRLRQVVDNLLTNAAVHTPPGTAVALSVSTTPRAVVVRVADSGPGIPRGDQARIFDRFYRVDDSRTRDRGGSGLGLAVVRSLVVAHGGTVSLSSDPGSTTFTVHLPHHPEGPTPRSRESNPQDR
- the mgrA gene encoding L-glyceraldehyde 3-phosphate reductase, with protein sequence MAYQPAEQRYDRMTYRRCGRSGLKLPAVSLGLWHNFGDDRPLESGRAIVRRAFDLGITHFDLANNYGPPYGSAEVNFGRVLAEDLRPHRDELVISTKAGYDMWPGPYGNWGSRKYLLSSLDQSLGRLGLDYVDIFYSHRFDPDTPLEETVGALVSAVQQGKALYVGISSYSATKTREAAELLRAAGVPLLIHQPSYSMLNRWIERELLDALGELGVGCIAFSPLAQGMLTDKYLHGVPEGSRATQGKSLSGDLLSEANLAHVRALNEVAAARGQSLAQLALSWALRDARVTSVLIGASGVGQLEDNLAALDGPPLTDDELARIEEHAVDAGIDIWAESSNAG
- a CDS encoding vWA domain-containing protein, which codes for MHPSRRRGALLAVAALAVSAVQFTSPAVADPAAAAVSRCGPLDVAFVLDDTGSMGGAIANLKTGINSIVNDVVTASGGDYQFGLVTFKDNVTIHNNLAPGNAAAVTNYVTNTLAAGGGGGEPEASDEALNTVVNNRAAAGRPQNVDFNGTWRSNAMKFVVLVTDARPGGFDDAHGAVDVANAAQWANDALGKGIKISPVYVPTSPAFTPVITPIMQNYATTTGGVFTQTTATGAGTADAIRKQLSDCRQTDVFMRDQVSDTGVETNPNGTVWNSPDIKVCPGLADCGAGTQPVVGATNYVHVRLNNPGPYGVGTASGVLKVYRTPAGGGTTWNNATNGDWVFIGQQALTVPAGVTVAKIPWANIPGPGHFCLLARWVSATDPMTFAEGPNTALNTKNNNNIAWKNFQTIRGRVLEPVRSWFTLGNATGRDAKTDLVLTAEKPVRGTVVVDLGRELLERWRAGGGQSAGVKQVGETAFQFDPQRAGLFGIPLKPGERHTAELTFTPEAPGEYLTNLVQFVEGEDHGGVAYQVLTDRE